A segment of the Leptolyngbya sp. NIES-3755 genome:
TCGATTTCGTGTCTTCTCGCGCTGAGAAAATCGTGTAATTGCCAGACATCTTGCTGATTAGAAACGGTGCCCGATCGATGGATCACTTCTTGAATTAGCGCTTCAATTTCTCGCTGATAGGCTTGATCGAATGCCGATCGAGAAATCTTTTTTTCGGTCTCAGACCACTGAATCTCACTCACTTGCATTACTTTATTAACAGTCTCAAAGGATCAATAAAAGAGTGAGCGCCCCTGTAGTAGAACGCTCACAATGGAATCATCTTCGATCGAGCAGTTCGTTTATCGAATCAGATTTAAAAGTTCTTTCGGAGAAGCGAGTAAATCGATCGCCACAAAGAAAATCTTACCTTGCGGATCGAGCAGGAAGCGCCAAGCCATGTTCATTCCAACTGCCGCACCAAACCAAGGAGTCTGAACTTTACCTGTGACTTTGATTTGGGTGTAGCCATCTTCAGTCGGTTCAGAAACACCACGTTCGGGCATCAATTTCAGGTTTTGGCACTCTTCTCTAAAAAAGCGCATCACCGCATCGCGACCGACGATCGGTCTTTGGAACGGCGGTTGCAGTGCGCCATCTTGTGCGAACAATTCAATCAAGGTATTAAAATCATTGGCATTCATGTTGTCCATATACTTCTGGACCGTTGCATTATTAATACCTTCGATTTTGACAGCACTGCGCTGAGATTGATCTTTGGGAGCCACAACGGGTTCTGCCACACGGGTGAACTCGCCTAATTTCTGAGTGTCATATCCCATGTCCACGACCGAGTTCCGCAAAACAGTAATTTGCTGACCTTGATCCATTTCCCGTAACGCTTGCAACACTGCTGAAGCATTTGCCGAAAGCTCATAACCTGTTGGAATTGGGGCAACGATACCTTGCTCCATCCATTCTCCAAGCTGAAACCAGAAACCGAGCTTAATATTCGGCGACCAAGTTGCGTAAGTGCGACAAATCGGTGTGTCTGCCCGATTCGCGAGATCGCACATCACTTGAGTTTGCTCAGGAAACGACATTTTCTTGATTTCTGCCAAGGTCGGTTCTGCAAACTGCATACTCGCCGCACCCGGAGCCGCGATCGTCACCGTTTTACCCATTTCCAAGTAAGCGAACCAAGTCCAAGCCAGTTGATCCTCTGCACTAAGTTGATTGAACCGAGCCGTCGTAGCAGGTACAGCATCCGCTGAGAGTGTGTTAGGAAAAATTCCACGGGCTGAGTCGATGGTAATCGCCATAAATTGACACCTAGAGTAGTGAACGGGTCGCAGAAAACTCGATCGCTGTAGAGCGTCGCTTTTCTCTGTTACTGTACAAATTATCATATTTCGTAACAATTGATTAATTTTTCTTTACAATCTCTCTCATAAAACAACTCGATGCTTCCCGGCTAGCTCCGAATCCAGGATTTTTTATAAATATCTTGAATGCGTGGGATCTCAAGGCTTACAGTTCTTAGAATAGAGAAAGAACATCCTAAAGATTTGTATCAAACAGGGAGGAGTGAGATGACTCCTGCGGTGCTCATAGAAAAACTACAGAAGCGCTATGGATCAGTGGAAGCCGTTAAAGAGGTGTCGCTAGAAGTTCGACCCGGCGAGATTTTTGGGCTTTTGGGTCCGAATGGAGCAGGCAAAACGACGACGTTGCGCTGTCTGTGTACCTTGACGGAACCCGATGCAGGCAGAATCGAAGTATCGGGAATCAGCGCGATCGACAATCCCCGTGCTGCCCGTCAAAGATTAGGCTACGTCGCTCAAGCCGTCGCGATCGATAAAATGCTCACCGGTCGCGAACTGCTCGAACTCCAAGCGGCTCTTTATCATTTGCCAAAAGCCTCGATCAAGCCTCGAATCGCTGAAATGTTAACCCTGCTCGGACTCGATGAATGGGCAGATAAAAAGAGCGGCACATATTCAGGCGGATTACAAAAACGATTGGATCTCGCTGCGGGATTGCTTCATCAGCCAGACGTTTTGGTATTAGATGAACCGACCGTCGGACTGGATATCGAAAGCCGTGTCGCGGTTTGGAATTTCTTACGTCAACTGCGCGAACAAGGCACATCGGTTTTAATCACCAGCCATTATTTAGAGGAAATTGATGCACTTGCCGATCGAGTGGCGATTATCGATCGAGGAGTTGTCATCTCTTCAGGAACGCCTTCGGAACTGAAAGATCAAGTGGGAGGAGAACGGATCACCTTACGGATTCGAGAATTTTCGCCACTGGATGAAGCTGAAAAAGCGCGATCGCTGCTCGAATCTTTACCCATCGTTCAAGAAGTGATCATTAATGGAGCGCAAGGAAATTCGCTAAACTTAGTCGTCTCTCCGAATAGTGATGCCTTGTCCAAAGTTCAACAAGCTCTTCAACAAGCGGGACTCCCGACCTTTGGAATTGCTCAGTCACGTCCGAGTTTGGATGATGTCTATCTTGCTGCAACCGGACAAACTCTAATGGATGCGGAACTTGCGGCAGCCGGAAGTCGAGACCCGAAAGCAGAACGTAAGCAAAACATGAGATAGCAAACAACTATGAGTACAACCATTACCCCGTCTAAAACTTCGTTCGACTCAAAATCGACGATCGCGCCTCCAAATCCAGTAGGCGATTTTTTCCAAGAAACGGCAGCGATGACTCGTCGATTGTTTATTCAGTTGCAGCGTCGCCCTTCTACTTTGATTGCTGGCATTATTCAGCCGTTGATGTGGTTGTTCCTATTTGGCGCACTGTTTCAAAATGCACCGAGAGGATTGTTCGGGGATCAAGTGAATTATGGTCAGTTCTTAGGGGCTGGCGTGATTGTGTTTACTGCGTTCAGTGGTGCTTTAAATGCCGGACTTCCAGTGATGTTCGATCGAGAATTTGGGTTTCTTAATCGATTGTTAGTGGCTCCACTCGCTTCGCGATCGTCGATCGTGATGGCTTCAGCAATTTTCATTACGACTCTGAGCCTGATTCAAACGAGCGCGATCGTCGTCATGAGTGCTTTCTTAGGTGCAGGATTACCGAGTCCGATCGGTCTTGCATTGGTCGCTCTGATCGTTTTGTTATTAGTCGTTGGAGTGACCGCTTTAAGTTTAGGATTGGCGTTTGCGCTACCGGGACATATCGAATTGCTTGCCGTAATCTTTGTCACGAACTTGCCGTTACTGTTTGCGAGTACAGCACTTGTTCCACTGTCGTTTATGCCGAAATGGTTGCAAGTGGTCGCGACTTTGAATCCGCTGAGTTATGCGATCGAGCCAATTCGCTATCTGTATCTGCACCCGGATTGGAGCTTTGGCAGTGTGATCATGCAAGCTCCGTTTGGGAATGTGACCTTGGGTGGAGCATTGTTGATTTTGGTTGGACTTTGTGCGATCGCGCTTATTGCGGTTCAACCCTTGATGAAACGTCGATTAGCTTAGAAGCTTGTTGAACAGCAATATAAAGTGGGGGGATTAGTATCGAGACGATCCCCCATTTTTGTGCTTAAAAATTACTCCCGACGCTTGATGTGCTGGAAATAGTCCTGTAACATCCATCTCACATTACTTTTCGTCACTTTTTGTCCCAGCACGTCCGTCATCAGTCGCCACAATTCAGAGCCGACATTGCGAATGAACCCCTCATCATAGCCGTGATCCCGTGCAATCTCACGATAGCCTCTACTATTCCAGGACTCTTGGAGCACGATCGTTTGAACTTTGGTCAAGGGACGCGGATAGAGTAACTGTTCAACAAGGGTGAGTAACTGATTGTTCGGTGCATCATTAGGAGCGAGCAAACAGTTGCTTCTTTCTTTTACATTCATGCTGATCTGTGGTTTCCAAAGACAAATTTTTCACGGGATGCTGTCTTAAACCCTGAAGCAATAATCAAATCAATTCTTATACGCATATTATTTTTAACACTGAACCCATAAACTTACAATCAAGAAATAACAATACTGATTCCTATCATTACTAAATAAACTCATCAGGATACTGTTTATTAATTTGTATAAAGGTTAGCGGTAGAACCTGTAATCGAGCTAGGACATCGCTTTTTCTCGGCTTCCAACTTGTGACATAAATATGACATTCATGTGACATTAGCAAAAGAATTTCCATGTCAGAAATATTACTCTTGAGTTGTCTCCGTATAAATCATGAGTAGTAAAGATTAATTTACACACTTAGCTTTTGCTCAATACGGAGCGACGAAACACGATCGTGCATCTTTCGCCAGATCAACTTTTTCTGACCGCCTATTGAGGTGACAACAATGAGAACTTTTTTAGAGAAACAGACTTTCCTTGAAACTGGGAATGATTCTGGATTCACCGCAAAATCAGCTTCGCTGCAACTCGATACCGATGAATCGAACTTGCTCTTACGTCAATTGAGTGCAAGCATTAGTCGATCGTCGATCGGCTACAATCCCAGTGACTTCGCGGGCAATACGCTCTCAACTGCAAGAGCGATCGCGGTTAGTGCAACTACAACAAGCTATCAGGATTTCGTTGGCAGCGTTGATACGAATGATTACTATCGCTTTACCCTAACTGATACCCGCAACTTCTCACTCGGACTGACTGGATTAACTGCGGATGCAGATGTCAGCCTGCTCAATAGTACAGGTAGCTTTATTGCAGGGTCATCTCTAGGCGGAACCTCTGCGGAATCGATTGCTCAGCAATTGACCGCAGGAACCTATTACATTCGAGTCTACCCTTACAGCGGTGACACTAACTACACCTTGAGTGTGTCTGCCGCTCCATCAAGCATTGATTTTGCGGGCAACACCCTCTCCACTGCACGAGTCATTACTGTGGGTACAACCACAACAAACTATCAGGATTTTGTCGGGAGCGTTGATACGAATGATTACTACCGCTTCAGCTTGAGTGATACCCGCAACTTCTCGCTTAGGCTCACTGGACTCACTGCGGATGCAGATGTCAGCCTGCTCAATAGTACAGGTAGCTTTATTACAGGGTCATCTCTGGGCGGAACTTCTGCGGAATCAATTACTCAGCAACTGACCGCAGGAACTTATTACATTCGGGTTTACCCCTACAGCGGCAACACCAACTACACCTTAAGCGTGTCTGCTGCTCCAGTTTTACCAAGTCTCAGTATTGTTGCCACTGATCCAACTGCGGCTGAGGTGAATTCGGGACAAGCCGCGAATCCTGGACTGTTTACAATCACCAGAACCGGCAGTACGGCGGCGGCTCTGACATTGAGCTATCTCGTTAGCGGAAGTGCGACAAAAGGCAGTGACTACAACAACATCACAGGCACGACCGGCAACACGGGTACGATTACCATTCCAGTGGGAGCCACCAGCGTCACGATTCCAATTAATGTGATTAACGATGCTCTAATCGAAGCCTCTGAGAGCGTTGTGCTCACCCTCAATTCAGGCACAGGCTATCAACTCGGCACAAACAGTGCGACAGTCACGATTCTTGACAATGATTCCCCGACTGTGCCTAACCCAACCGTTTCGACCTTTGCCCTAACAGGTAATAACCAAATTGATTCCCTGCTGGCATCGTCGAGAACCTTCTGGAATACGAGTGGCAGCGGCGGCAACATTACCTATAGCTTCTACCGCAATTCTTCAGGTTCGTATTACGGTTCTGAAATCGTGACGGAACTGAGTGAGACGATCAAGACAAGTGTTCGCAGGATTTTGTCAATGATTTCGTCCTACGTCAACGTCAACTTTGTAGAGGTGGCAGATACCGCAAATAGCTTCGGAGTGCTGCGCTATATGTTCTCCAACTTGGGTGGTGGTGGCGGTTATGCTTATGCCTACTACCCAGGGGTCGGTGTTGGCGGAGATGTGCATCTCAGTTCTGCCTACGAGAGTGATCCAGTGAATCGCTTCTCAGGTGCGCCAGGCAACCACGGATATATGACGCTGATTCATGAAACGTTCCATGCGATCGGCTTAAAACATCCTGGAAACTACAATGGTTCCGGAACTGGAGAAGGTCCGTTCTTGCCGGGAGGTGAAGACAACACCACTAATACTCTCATGTCCTACAACTTTCCAGGACCAACAGCGATTACGCCGATGGCTTATGATATTCGGGCGCTCCAGTATCTCTATGGAGTCCGAAGCTACAATTCAACCAACACCAACTACGTCTTTAATTCAGTCAATAACTACACGCTCAACGGACAAGTCTTTGGCACGACTGGAACCAGCAAACAATCCGTATGGGATAGTGGCGGTGTAGATACGTTTAACTTCTCTGGGCTTGCGACGACCGATCGCTATCGATTTGATTTGCGGGGTGGCGGGTTGATGACGACGCAATCCGCTTTCAACAGCACAAGCTACACCGACCGGAGTGGAACGGGCACATATTCGATGACGGGGTTTGGGACTTCGATCGCATTTAATACCGTGATTGAGAACTTAGTGAATTCTCGATCGGATGATTTCGTGATTGCGAATAGTGCCGCGAATACCTTCAGTGGCTATACTCGCGGCGTGTTCACGGGTAATGATATCTATGAAGGAACCAATTCGGCTGATGTGCTGGATCTGAGCAGTTATGGTTTGGCTGATTTAGCGACGACGGTGAGTAGTGGAACCTTGAATATCCGACTCGGAACGAGTGGCACAATCCAGGTGCGGAATTACTTTAGTTCTGCGGGTTCGATGCGAGTGCGAGTGGGTAGCACGTTCTATCGATACAGTACGACTGGAGGTTGGCAAGTTGCGCCTTCGCCTGCGTTACCTGCGAATCATGGAGAACTGGTGACCGCTTCGGGAGGGTTGACATCTCGTCGGGATCTTCCTGCTGCTCCGGATACGCCTGCGGTAATTGCTTGTAGCTGTGCTGCTTGTGCTGTGGAACGTCGGTTGAATCAGTTGGGCAATTCAGCGTTGAGCGATCGAATTCGACGCGCAGCGTAATTGCACAAAAACAGAGAGGGCAGATCTGGATGGAACTGCCCTTTTCTTGATCGAATTCATTCTGGACTTCTATAGCAATCCTAATTGAGTCATAAATCTCCGATCTGCCCTCATCCCCAACCCTTCTCCCTAGGGGAGAAGGGAGCTAGACTCTTGTTCCCTCTCCCCTAGGGAGAGGGCTAGGGTGAGGGCAGAATGACTATGCTCTTACAAATCAAATAGGATTGCTATAGCTTGAACCCTCAGTGCTCATTGCATTCTATTGTTCACACCGACAATGCTGCATCCGTTTGGGTCGCATCACTGCCCCCAGAGTAGACCAAACCCCGCTGGACATCGAGCGTGACAATCTCACCATCGCGAATCATGCCCGTCGCATTTTTCACACCGACTAAGACAGGAATTCCCAACCGCAGTCCGATCACCGCTGCATGACTCGTTAAACTACTATCTTCGGTCACGATTCCAGCAGCTTTACGAATGGCATCAATATGATCTGCATTCGTACTGGGAGCTACTAAGATTTCACCGGAATGAAATTGGCGGATTTCTTTCAATGTCGAAGCTAATCTAGCGCGACCACTGACTGATCCTTGTCCAATTCCCACGCCTTTTCCACGCACTGCGGTGACCACTTCAACCTTAATCAAATCGGTTGAACCTGCCACTCCTTGAAGCGTTCCAGCCGTGAGAACAACGAGATCGCCTTCAGAAACTAAGCCTTTTTCTTGTGCGACATTGAGCGCGGCTTGGAAAGTTTGCCCGGTCGAGGGCAGATCTAATACTAAAAGCGGTTTCACCCCCCAAACGAGTTGCAGTTGACGGGCGACATCCACATGGGGCGTGATTGCCAGAATTGGAGTTCTAGGACGGAACTTTGAAACGTTACGGGCGGTTGATCCCGTTTTCGTCAAAGACATGATCGCAGAAGCATCAAGTTGGACGGCGATATTTCCGACCGCTTGACTGATTGCATTCGGAATCGATCGACCACTATTCTCGCTGGGTTGCTTCGCGTTCTCTTGCTCGATCCGAACCGCGATCGATGCCATCTGAGACACTGCCTCGATCGGATACTTCCCAACCGCTGTTTCGTTCGACAGCATCACCGCATCGGTTCCATCCAAAATCGCATTTGCCACATCGGAAATCTCTGCGCGAGTCGGACGCGGACTATGCACCATACTATCGAGCATCTGAGTCGCGGTGATGACTGGAATTCCGAGACGATTCGCAGTTTTGATCAGGCGCTTTTGCAGGATTGGAACATCTTCGGCAGGCAGTTCAACACCGAGATCACCCCGCGCAACCATCACACCATCAGAGATTGATAGAATTGCCTCCATTTGTTCGATCGCTTCGTGCTTTTCGATCTTGACAATCACCGGAACCGATTTGCCCGCGCTCGAAATCAGTTCTTTGATCTCTAAAACGTCTTGAGGATTGCGGACAAAGCTGAGTGCTACCCAATCTACGCCCTGATCTAATCCGAACACTAAATCTTTGCGATCTTTGTCAGTTAGCGCTTTGATCGATAGATAGACACCGGGGAAATTGACCCCTTTATTGTTCGAGAGCGGACCCCCGACGACAACACGACAATGAAGCGATTGTGTTGCTTGATCAATCTCTTCGACTTTCATTTCAACTCTGCCATCATCGAGCAGAATCGTTGCACCTTGAGGAACTTCTTCGGAAAGCAGATCGTAAGTCACCGAGCTAATCTCTTGAGTTCCGGGAACTAGGCGGCTTGTGAGTGTAAATCGATCGCCTTTATTCAAAATAATTGAGCCGTTCTCGAAGCGTCCTAAGCGAATTTTGGGACCTTGGAGATCCTGTAGAATTGCGACGGGTTGATTCAGTTCAAACGAAACTTGTCGAATCAGGCGAATGCTGCGGAGATGATCATCGTGCGTCCCGTGCGAGAAATTTAGACGTAGCGTGGTGGCTCCAGCTTCGATCAGATCGCGTAGAACATCCGGGCTGCTGGTTGCAGGTCCGATCGTGGCAACAATTTTCGTGCGACGGTGAGAAGATTGCAGTGGCATTACAGTGAAAAACCTAGAGAGTCAAATAGGGTCGAACCTGCATACAAAGCAGCACATCCACGACCCGTTTAGACCGGATCGAGGGCATCTGGGATACTACCACGTTTGGGCACAGGGCAGAATCGCTTTTGGTTAGAGATTATCGCAGCTTTGTATGCAAAATGTTACGGAAAATCAGGGGGAAACTTCAAGTCAGTGATGTAAGGGAATTCTGACTTGCCGGAGCGATTCAAAAAGAGATCGATCGTAATAAAAGAAAATCAATCAGAATAGTTCGGAACTTCCGAATACGGATCGCATCCTCGTTAAAATAGTTACGATTTATGTTTTGTTTCAATTGTTTGCAGTTTTCAACTCCGCTCCTCTAGTCGTTTGCCCATAGTTTTGACCAATGATCTCAGACCTGATTGAACTCGACGGAAGAAAGTTTGTTCCAGCCGATCAGATGCCCGTTCCAGAATGGGCTTCGGTGTTGAATGAGCGCCCGCAGCCGATTTTGACGCTCAAAGACGATGATATGTTCTTGCTGACCGATACGTTTGGAAATATCGGCGGATCGTCAGATGAAGGGCGAAGTAGCGGTTTAGGGCTGTTTTGCAATGATACGCGGTTTCTCAATCGCTTGGAACTACAGCTTGATGGACGATCGCCCATTTTGCTCAGTAGTACAGCAGAGAAAGGATTTGTCCTATCGGTGCTGTGTACTAATCCGAGACTCGACGATCGCATTCCCGCAGAAACGATCGGGATCAAGCGCGAACTCGTTCTCAATGGCGGATTGTTTGAAGAGATCGAAATCGCGAACTACAGTACTGAACCGGTTGAGTTTGAACTCAGTTTGAGCTTTGGAGCCGATTTCATTGATTTATTCGAGGTGCGAGGATTTGGTCGAAATCAGCGAGGAACACTCCTGAGACGATTGCCCTCAGAAGCGAATGAGGTGGATGATGTCGATTCATTTGTCGCGGTGGACGAATTGGGACAATCTCCGATGGAGCTAACGTTGGCGTATCAAGGATTGGATGGTTCGATTTTAGAATCCCGTATTGATTTTGTTCATTATCAACCGGATACAGTGAAGGGCTACACCGCCGTTTGGCGATTGAATTTTCAACCGCATGAGAAACAGACCTTTGGATATCGTTTGCAGCCTTTGAGCAATGGTCGTCCGGTTTCCAGAGTGAGTGCGCCCATTACCTTATCTCAGGCGAAAGCAGCAGAGTTCGCGGAAGAACAACACTGGAGGCAACAGGCAACGCAGATCCGAACGGATAAAACCACATTCAATCGTGTGGTTGAACGCGCTGAACAAGATGTCTATCTACTCAGACAAACGTTTGGTAAGAATAAAGCTTTGTCCGCCGGAGTCCCCTGGTTCTCAACTTTATTCGGACGAGATTCGATCATTGCTGCTTCCCAAACTCTGTTACTTGATCCGCAGATTGCACGAGAGACGCTGACCATCCTGGCACATTACCAAGGCAAGACTGACGACGAATGGCGCGAGGAACAACCGGGTAAGATTCTGCACGAGATTCGATTCGGAGAAATGGCACGATGCCAAGAAATCCCGCATACGCCTTACTACGGAACAGTCGATGCAACTCCACTTTGGTTGATGTTGTATGCCGAATATTTCTCTTGGACAGCGGACTATGAAACGCTCGATCGACTTTGGAATAATGCGATCGCTGCAATGGATTGGGTCGATCGCAATCTAAAAGCAACCGGATATCTCAGCTACGAGCGCAAATCGAAACGCGGCTTAGATAACCAAGGCTGGAAAGATTCGGGGAACTGCATTGTCGATCGTAAAGGCAAACTCGCTCAAGGTGCGATCACACTCTGCGAAGTTCAAGGCTATGTCTATTCCGCCAAAGTTCGATTGAGCCAGATTGCTCGAATGAAAAAGCGAATTGATCTTGCCGATCGCTGGGAAGAAGAAGCTCGCGATCTCAAAGTTCGATTCAATCGCGATTTCTGGATGGAAGATCAAGACTTCTGTGCTTTGGCGTTGGATGGTGATGGCAATCCCGTTGATAGCATTACCTCGAATCCAGGACATTGTTTGCAGTTAGGAATTTTTACACCAGAGAAAGCCTACAGTGTTGCAGAACGGCTACGTGCTCCGGATATGTTCAATGGTTGGGGCATTCGGACATTAAGTAGCTTGTCGCCTGCTTACAATCCCATGGGTTATCACGTTGGATCAGTGTGGCCTCATGACAATGCGTTAATTGCGATCGGACTTCGTTCTCTGGGTCTAATCGATCAAGCGCTCGAACTCTGTAAAGGCTTGCTCGATATGACTCGTCACCAGCCTTATCAGCGTCCGCCAGAATTGTTCTGTGGCTACGATCGCACCGATGACAATGAACCTGTGCAATATCCGGTGGCTTGTACTCCGCAAGCTTGGGCAACCGGAAGCGTTTTCCAACTGGTTCACATGATTGTGAATTTAGTCCCAGATGCACCGGGGAACTGTTTGCGAGTGATTGATCCAGCTTTGCCGGAATCGATTAACTATCTAGCACTGAAAAATCTCCGGGTGGGTCCGACTTTGCTCGATCTTGAATTTGAGCGATCGGGATCTTCGACTTCTTGCCGCGTCTCGAAAAAACGGGGGAACTTGCGAGTCGTAATTGAAGCGTAGATAACGTTTGATGTTGGGGTCTCCTGTCAGTGTGATGGGAGATTTTTTTTGCGATCGCTCAAACAGTCCAATCTTCGATCGATAGATTCGGATTCGTCTTGTCGTGCAGCATTCATCTGCTCTATCACTCTTACAAAATAGGGATCGGAAAATGCCTGCATATTCAATCCAAGGATTCTCTGGTTGACCTGGTTGAGTTGTTGTACTTTCCATCTGCACTGGAATGATAGATCACGCCTAGTTTAGCGAAG
Coding sequences within it:
- a CDS encoding hypothetical protein (similar to AA sequence:cyanobase_aa:MAE46830), which gives rise to MRTFLEKQTFLETGNDSGFTAKSASLQLDTDESNLLLRQLSASISRSSIGYNPSDFAGNTLSTARAIAVSATTTSYQDFVGSVDTNDYYRFTLTDTRNFSLGLTGLTADADVSLLNSTGSFIAGSSLGGTSAESIAQQLTAGTYYIRVYPYSGDTNYTLSVSAAPSSIDFAGNTLSTARVITVGTTTTNYQDFVGSVDTNDYYRFSLSDTRNFSLRLTGLTADADVSLLNSTGSFITGSSLGGTSAESITQQLTAGTYYIRVYPYSGNTNYTLSVSAAPVLPSLSIVATDPTAAEVNSGQAANPGLFTITRTGSTAAALTLSYLVSGSATKGSDYNNITGTTGNTGTITIPVGATSVTIPINVINDALIEASESVVLTLNSGTGYQLGTNSATVTILDNDSPTVPNPTVSTFALTGNNQIDSLLASSRTFWNTSGSGGNITYSFYRNSSGSYYGSEIVTELSETIKTSVRRILSMISSYVNVNFVEVADTANSFGVLRYMFSNLGGGGGYAYAYYPGVGVGGDVHLSSAYESDPVNRFSGAPGNHGYMTLIHETFHAIGLKHPGNYNGSGTGEGPFLPGGEDNTTNTLMSYNFPGPTAITPMAYDIRALQYLYGVRSYNSTNTNYVFNSVNNYTLNGQVFGTTGTSKQSVWDSGGVDTFNFSGLATTDRYRFDLRGGGLMTTQSAFNSTSYTDRSGTGTYSMTGFGTSIAFNTVIENLVNSRSDDFVIANSAANTFSGYTRGVFTGNDIYEGTNSADVLDLSSYGLADLATTVSSGTLNIRLGTSGTIQVRNYFSSAGSMRVRVGSTFYRYSTTGGWQVAPSPALPANHGELVTASGGLTSRRDLPAAPDTPAVIACSCAACAVERRLNQLGNSALSDRIRRAA
- a CDS encoding ABC-2 type transporter (similar to AA sequence:cyanobase_aa:LBDG_36770): MSTTITPSKTSFDSKSTIAPPNPVGDFFQETAAMTRRLFIQLQRRPSTLIAGIIQPLMWLFLFGALFQNAPRGLFGDQVNYGQFLGAGVIVFTAFSGALNAGLPVMFDREFGFLNRLLVAPLASRSSIVMASAIFITTLSLIQTSAIVVMSAFLGAGLPSPIGLALVALIVLLLVVGVTALSLGLAFALPGHIELLAVIFVTNLPLLFASTALVPLSFMPKWLQVVATLNPLSYAIEPIRYLYLHPDWSFGSVIMQAPFGNVTLGGALLILVGLCAIALIAVQPLMKRRLA
- a CDS encoding ABC transporter-like protein (similar to AA sequence:cyanobase_aa:LBDG_36780); this translates as MTPAVLIEKLQKRYGSVEAVKEVSLEVRPGEIFGLLGPNGAGKTTTLRCLCTLTEPDAGRIEVSGISAIDNPRAARQRLGYVAQAVAIDKMLTGRELLELQAALYHLPKASIKPRIAEMLTLLGLDEWADKKSGTYSGGLQKRLDLAAGLLHQPDVLVLDEPTVGLDIESRVAVWNFLRQLREQGTSVLITSHYLEEIDALADRVAIIDRGVVISSGTPSELKDQVGGERITLRIREFSPLDEAEKARSLLESLPIVQEVIINGAQGNSLNLVVSPNSDALSKVQQALQQAGLPTFGIAQSRPSLDDVYLAATGQTLMDAELAAAGSRDPKAERKQNMR
- a CDS encoding hypothetical protein (conserved hypothetical protein;~similar to AA sequence:cyanobase_aa:LBDG_36800), which translates into the protein MQVSEIQWSETEKKISRSAFDQAYQREIEALIQEVIHRSGTVSNQQDVWQLHDFLSARRHEIDGKYDYRYSGLIFVFARLIKEKWLSIEELKGLETDKLAKISALIRMS
- a CDS encoding WD-40 repeat protein (similar to AA sequence:cyanobase_aa:Cyan7425_4789) — encoded protein: MNVKERSNCLLAPNDAPNNQLLTLVEQLLYPRPLTKVQTIVLQESWNSRGYREIARDHGYDEGFIRNVGSELWRLMTDVLGQKVTKSNVRWMLQDYFQHIKRRE
- a CDS encoding pyruvate kinase (similar to AA sequence:cyanobase_aa:LBDG_00780), whose amino-acid sequence is MPLQSSHRRTKIVATIGPATSSPDVLRDLIEAGATTLRLNFSHGTHDDHLRSIRLIRQVSFELNQPVAILQDLQGPKIRLGRFENGSIILNKGDRFTLTSRLVPGTQEISSVTYDLLSEEVPQGATILLDDGRVEMKVEEIDQATQSLHCRVVVGGPLSNNKGVNFPGVYLSIKALTDKDRKDLVFGLDQGVDWVALSFVRNPQDVLEIKELISSAGKSVPVIVKIEKHEAIEQMEAILSISDGVMVARGDLGVELPAEDVPILQKRLIKTANRLGIPVITATQMLDSMVHSPRPTRAEISDVANAILDGTDAVMLSNETAVGKYPIEAVSQMASIAVRIEQENAKQPSENSGRSIPNAISQAVGNIAVQLDASAIMSLTKTGSTARNVSKFRPRTPILAITPHVDVARQLQLVWGVKPLLVLDLPSTGQTFQAALNVAQEKGLVSEGDLVVLTAGTLQGVAGSTDLIKVEVVTAVRGKGVGIGQGSVSGRARLASTLKEIRQFHSGEILVAPSTNADHIDAIRKAAGIVTEDSSLTSHAAVIGLRLGIPVLVGVKNATGMIRDGEIVTLDVQRGLVYSGGSDATQTDAALSV
- a CDS encoding steroid delta-isomerase (similar to AA sequence:cyanobase_aa:LBDG_36790), coding for MAITIDSARGIFPNTLSADAVPATTARFNQLSAEDQLAWTWFAYLEMGKTVTIAAPGAASMQFAEPTLAEIKKMSFPEQTQVMCDLANRADTPICRTYATWSPNIKLGFWFQLGEWMEQGIVAPIPTGYELSANASAVLQALREMDQGQQITVLRNSVVDMGYDTQKLGEFTRVAEPVVAPKDQSQRSAVKIEGINNATVQKYMDNMNANDFNTLIELFAQDGALQPPFQRPIVGRDAVMRFFREECQNLKLMPERGVSEPTEDGYTQIKVTGKVQTPWFGAAVGMNMAWRFLLDPQGKIFFVAIDLLASPKELLNLIR